A genomic stretch from Numida meleagris isolate 19003 breed g44 Domestic line chromosome 2, NumMel1.0, whole genome shotgun sequence includes:
- the TMEM158 gene encoding transmembrane protein 158 — translation MLPLLLPALLAACLSPCQGWSPSAAADGQEEQELFSPPANSSSRSPAGLEMDLDGAASKEDGGTASPGTPAAPSREPSPSAPTSSGQQPRLQPQGQPQPAEDPHCNISVQRQMLSSLLVRWSRPLGIQCDLLLFSTNSHGRAFFSAAFHRVGPPLVIDHLGLAAGGAQQDLRLCVGCSWVRGRRVGRLRGSAPQAQPQPAASSLSYPPAAEPGQYWLQGEPLNFCCLDFSLEELKGEPGWRMNRKPIESTLVACFMTLVIIVWSVAALIWPVPIIAGFLPNGMEQRRSASTAAAAANK, via the coding sequence ATGCTGCCGCTGCTCCTGCCGGCGCTGCTGGCCGCCTGCCTGTCGCCTTGCCAGGGCTGGAGCCCCTCGGCGGCCGCCGacgggcaggaggagcaggagctcTTCTCGCCTCCCGCCAACTCCTCCTCCCGCTCCCCGGCCGGCCTCGAGATGGACCTCGACGGGGCAGCGAGCAAGGAGGACGGCGGCACCGCCAGCCCGGGCACGCCGGCGGCCCCCAGCCGAGAGCCGTCCCCTTCTGCCCCCACCTCCTCGGGGCAGCAGCCGCGGCTCCAGCCGCAGGGGCAGCCGCAGCCCGCCGAGGACCCGCACTGCAATATCAGCGTGCAGCGGCAGATGCTGAGCTCGCTGCTGGTGCGCTGGAGCCGCCCGCTGGGCATCCAGTGCGACCTGCTGCTCTTCTCCACCAACAGCCACGGGCGGGCCTTCTTCTCCGCCGCTTTCCACCGCGTGGGGCCGCCGCTGGTCATCGACCACCTGGGGCTGGCGGCCGGCGGCGCCCAGCAGGACTTGCGGCTCTGcgtgggctgcagctgggtgcgGGGCCGCCGCGTCGGGCGGCTGCGGGGCTCCGCGCCCcaagcccagccccagcccgcCGCCTCCTCGCTCTCCTACCCTCCGGCGGCCGAGCCCGGCCAGTACTGGCTGCAGGGGGAGCCGCTCAATTTCTGCTGCCTGGatttcagcctggaggagctgaaggGCGAGCCGGGCTGGCGGATGAACCGTAAGCCCATCGAGTCCACGCTGGTGGCGTGTTTCATGACTCTGGTCATCATCGTGTGGAGCGTGGCCGCCCTCATCTGGCCGGTGCCCATCATCGCCGGCTTCCTGCCCAACGGCATGGAGCAGCGCCGCAGCGCCagcaccgccgccgccgccgccaacAAGTAG